Within the Clostridium scatologenes genome, the region ATAAAGCCAGAAAATGTAGTTGCTTCGATAAGTAAATAATCTTTATTGGTTTCACATATAAATACATTATCTATAAATTTTAATATTACTTAATTAAGGAGGCTTAAGTATGAGTTATAAATATCAAAAGTTATTTGAATCTGTAAAAATAGGAAGTATTGAAATTAAAAATCGTTTTGCCATGGCACCTATGGGGCCTCAAGGGCTTGGCGATGAAGAAGGGGCATTTAATCAAAGAGGTGTAGACTACTATGTAGCTCGTGCCCGTGGAGGTACTGGTCTTATCATAACTGGTGTAACCTTTGTAGAGAATGAGGTTGAACATCATGAAATGCCAGGTGTTCCTTGTTCCACATATAATCCAGTTCATTTTGTAAGAACTGCCAGTGAAATGACAGAACGAATCCATGCATATGATTCCAAGGTTTTTCTGCAGATGAGTGCGGGATTTGGAAGAGTTGCTCCACCAGCAAATGAAAATGTGCCGCCAATAGCTCCTTCTCCTATTCCCAATCGATGGGTAGATGTAACTTGCAGGGAGATTAGCAAAGATGAAATACATCATATTGTTGAGATGTTTGGAGAAGGAGCAGTAAATGCAAAACGTGCAGGTTTTGATGGTGTTCAAATTCATGCAGTGCATGAAGGTTATCTATTGGATCAGTTTGCTATTTCCTTTTTTAATCATCGTACTGATGAATATGGTGGATGTCTTGAAAATCGTCTGCGTTTTGCTCGTGAAGTTGTTGAAGAAATAAAAAAGCGTTGTGGAGATGATTATCCTGTTATATTACGTTACAGTCCTAAGAGCTTTATAAAAGATTGGCGAGAGGGAGCACTGCCAGGTGAAGAATTTGAAGAAAAGGGTAAAGATATTCCAGAAGGAATAGAAGCAGGAAAGTTGCTTGTACAATATGGGTATGATGCATTAGATGTGGATGTAGGTTGTTATGATGCATGGTGGTGGAATCATCCGCCTATGTATCAAAAGAAGGGACTATATATTCCATATGCAAAAATAATGAAAGAAGCAGTAGATGTTCCAATAATATGTGCAGGACGCATGGATAATCCTGATCTTGCACTTTCTGCTTTAGAGGATGGTGCTTGCGATATGATAGGACTTGGAAGACCACTTCTTGCAGATCCCGATTATGTAAATAAGCTACGATTAGGTAAAACTGCACTGATACGACCATGTCTTTCATGTCATGAAGGATGTTTAGGACGTATGGTAAAGAATGGATCTCTCAACTGTGCTGTTAACCCTGAAGCTTGTCGAGAAGGTGTTAATTTTCTTATTCCAGCGCTTAAGTCAAAAAAAGTATTGATAGTAGGTGGTGGTGTAGCAGGTTGTGAAGCTGCTAGAGTTCTTAAGTTACGTGGACATGAACCAGTAATTTATGAAAAAACGGCAAGACTTGGAGGAAACTTAATTCCAGGAGGAGTTCCTGATTTTAAAGAAGATGATAGAGCACTTATTAAATGGTATGAAAATAGTTTAAAAGATTTGAAGGTGGATATAAAACTCAATACTGAAGTCACATCAGAAATTGTGAAAAATAGTAAAGTAGATGTTGTAATAATTGCTACAGGTTCTAAACCTAAAGTTTTCAACTTAGGAGATAATAGTAAAGTGTTTACTGCTGCAGATGTGCTTTGTGGAAAAAAGCAGGCAGGAGATAAAGTTGTAGTTTTAGGTGGAGGTCTTGTTGGTTGTGAAACAGCTCTTTATTTAAAGAAAATGGGTAAAGAAGTTACCATTGTTGAAGCTATGGATAGTTTGCTTGCTTTAAATGGTCCAAGTTGTTTTGCTAATTTTGGAATGCTTATGGCTCTTATTCCATACAATCACATCAATGTTCTAACTTCATCAAAGGTTGTAAAGACTACTGATAAAGGTGTTCTTGTAAATACAGAAGGCAGTTGTGAAAGAGAAATTGAAGCAGATTCAGTAGTTCTTGCTGTAGG harbors:
- a CDS encoding FAD-dependent oxidoreductase, with amino-acid sequence MSYKYQKLFESVKIGSIEIKNRFAMAPMGPQGLGDEEGAFNQRGVDYYVARARGGTGLIITGVTFVENEVEHHEMPGVPCSTYNPVHFVRTASEMTERIHAYDSKVFLQMSAGFGRVAPPANENVPPIAPSPIPNRWVDVTCREISKDEIHHIVEMFGEGAVNAKRAGFDGVQIHAVHEGYLLDQFAISFFNHRTDEYGGCLENRLRFAREVVEEIKKRCGDDYPVILRYSPKSFIKDWREGALPGEEFEEKGKDIPEGIEAGKLLVQYGYDALDVDVGCYDAWWWNHPPMYQKKGLYIPYAKIMKEAVDVPIICAGRMDNPDLALSALEDGACDMIGLGRPLLADPDYVNKLRLGKTALIRPCLSCHEGCLGRMVKNGSLNCAVNPEACREGVNFLIPALKSKKVLIVGGGVAGCEAARVLKLRGHEPVIYEKTARLGGNLIPGGVPDFKEDDRALIKWYENSLKDLKVDIKLNTEVTSEIVKNSKVDVVIIATGSKPKVFNLGDNSKVFTAADVLCGKKQAGDKVVVLGGGLVGCETALYLKKMGKEVTIVEAMDSLLALNGPSCFANFGMLMALIPYNHINVLTSSKVVKTTDKGVLVNTEGSCEREIEADSVVLAVGYNSNKELYDSLKYEVQDIRLLGDARKVSNIMYAVWDAYEVASKL